One region of Drosophila santomea strain STO CAGO 1482 unplaced genomic scaffold, Prin_Dsan_1.1 Segkk107_quiver_pilon_scaf, whole genome shotgun sequence genomic DNA includes:
- the LOC120457505 gene encoding uncharacterized protein LOC120457505 produces METIGADDYTAAELRNWCEKLSMQKSGNKATLAARLNGVPPEARGVCPVIGELEGEIANNDLEHEIVGESAPEVDMESPRSMIEDAAAGVVPPSSEHCTNAESMNVHDDARPSTSTNHRDSELAREEHFPEVSTQFDAMQRQLRLLQLENEMLKLESARRHNAATSDQNSAATSGHNKATPLIRSSVAKPNQHKDATQDQEVAGGDARSEEAFVNKQTLLAMAKEMIPIFDGASNNKLNVSTWVAQLNAVSKMFKLSDDVIRMLVMSKLKDHAQIWLHSSERLLTLPVQELLVQLGEAFHGKESKIISRRKFQERKWKPSEDFSTYFKEKTLLATQIRIDDEELIDNIIEGIPDSLLRQQAHMHCFNSSAQMLHAFAKVSLRKPLLSPAGRVKVSFDKEPGSAPPKRCFNCNAVGHFAADCRKPKREYGACYACGSKDHLVYNCTERKFVSDNEYNA; encoded by the exons gGAAACCATCGGTGCGGACGATTATACAGCAGCAGAACTGCGCAATTGGTGTGAAAAGCTCAGCATGCAGAAAAGCGGTAACAAGGCCACGCTTGCGGCGCGATTGAACGGTGTGCCCCCAGAAGCCCGAGGAGTTTGCCCGGTGATTGGCGAATTAGAAGGCGAAATCGCTAACAATGATTTGGAGCACGAAATCGTCGGAGAGTCAGCACCAGAGGTCGACATGGAAAGCCCAAGGAGCATGATCGAGGACGCCGCCGCTGGAGTGGTGCCGCCAAGCAGCGAACACTGCACCAATGCTGAAAGCATGAATGTTCATGACGACGCCAGGCCCTCAACATCTACCAATCATCGCGATTCGGAGTTGGCACGCGAGGAACATTTTCCAGAAGTTTCTACGCAGTTCGACGCCATGCAGCGTCAACTAAGGCTGCTCCAATTGGAAAACGAAATGTTGAAATTGGAATCTGCTCGACGCCATAACGCTGCCACATCGGATCAAAACAGCGCTGCCACATCGGGTCATAACAAGGCTACCCCACTAATTCGAAGCAGTGTTGCCAAACCAAATCAACACAAGGATGCCACTCAAGATCAAGAAGTCGCTGGCGGAGATGCCAGATCGGAGGAAGcatttgtaaataaacaaacattgcTAGCAATGGCCAAGGAAATGATTCCGATATTCGACGGTGCTTCTAACAACAAACTCAATGTTAGCACATGGGTCGCCCAGCTCAACGCGGtctcaaaaatgtttaagctaAGCGACGATGTAATTCGCATGCTAGTGATGTCCAAATTAAAGGACCATGCTCAAATTTGGTTGCACTCTTCGGAACGTTTGCTGACTTTGCCGGTTCAAGAACTTCTAGTTCAACTTGGTGAAGCTTTCCACGGTAAGGAGAGCAAAATAATATCTCGACGCAAGTTTCAAGAGCGCAAGTGGAAACCGTCGGAAGATTTCTCCACATACTTCAAAGAAAAAACGCTGTTGGCTACACAGATTCGAATAGACGATGAGGAGCTAATCGACAACATCATTGAAGGGATTCCCGACTCCCTTCTACGACAACAGGCACACAtgcactgttttaattcgTCTGCGCAGATGTTGCACGCATTTGCCAAGGTCTCGTTACGTAAACCGCTACTTTCTCCGGCTGGACGTGTTAAGGTTTCGTTCGATAAGGAACCTGGTTCGGCGCCTCCAAAAAGGTGCTTCAATTGCAATGCTGTTGGGCATTTCGCCGCCGACTGCCGCAAGCCCAAGCGCGAGTATGGAGCCTGCTACGCATGTGGCAGTAAGGATCATCTGGTGTACAACTGCACTGAGAGGAAGTTCGTATCCGACAACGAATAT AATGCCTAA